The DNA window TAGGCTGGGGAGTGGTTAAACACCCCTCACAGTACCTGAAAGAAGGCGAAGAGATTGAGGTTCTTGTTCTTACCATAGACAGAGAGAACGAAAAACTCGAAGTCGGTCTGAAACAGATACACAATGACCCATGGAGTGCTGTGGACGATAAATACCCCGACAACCAGATAGTTAAAGGAACAGTGATCACCAGAAAGAGCAAAGGCTTTGTCCTTGAGCTTGAACCCGGTGTGGACGGTTTTGTTCCTCAGGAAGAGCTTTCATGGCTTAAAAACGCGAAAGTGAAGCTTGAGCCGAAAGACGTGGTTGAAGGCGTGGTTGTTGGCGTGGACAACGCAAACAGAAAAGTTATCGTGTCACTCAGACTCCTTAACGAAAACCCCTGGGATACGCTTAAAGATAAACACCCCGAAGGCTCCACAGTCAAAGGAGTGATCAAAAGCGTTACTGAGTTCGGTCTCTTTGTTGATTTCGGCGAGTTCCTTGACGGCCTTATCCGCAAGAAAGACATTTCATGGACCGAAGAGCCCGAAGATCTCTCAAACTTCAAAGAAGGTGCGGAAATTGAGGCGAAAGTCCTTAAAATCGACCCCGAAAGAGAGAGAATCAGCCTCGGACTTAAACAGCTTGAGCCCAACCCATGGAGAGAAGTCGGCAAGCTTCTTCCCCTCGGTAAAATGACAGAGGTTGAAATCACTGCTGTTACAAAAGACGGCGTTACTGTTTCTCTCCCCAGAGACCTCAGCGGCTTCATCCCCGTTTCTGAGCTTGATGTGGACAAAATAGAGCCGGACAGCAAGTTCAAAGTAGGTCAGACAATCAAGGCTGTTGTTATCAAAAACGACCAGAGAGAAAGAAGCATCATCCTCTCTGTCAAAAGACATCAGCAGGATTCCGAAAGAAAAGAAGTTAAGGAATTCCTCAAAAAGATGGATGACGGAAATTCAAGCTTCAGCCTCGGCAGCATGCTGAAAGACAAGCTTGATGCTCTGGAAAACAACGAAGAGTAATTTTTAAAAATATAAAACTGGCCCCCATAAAAAAAGCCGCCTCACAAGGGCGGCTTTTTTGTTTATTTACAAAGTCCTTTACACCTTTTCTGCGTCACTCCGGCGGATACACGCTTCCATGGAACTGTTACGCTTTTCAGAAGGTGATAATTCTATCTGCCCATTCGACCATGTCGATGCAGTCGTTCATTGTTGAGATCGGGCAGGCATCGCTCTCATCCATCTCCCTCGATTTTATGCAGGTTCCGCAGGCAAGCAACACTCCGCCGCCATCGGCAAATTCATCAAACATAGCCTTCACATTATATTTGCCGCTGTCTATCTTAATGCTTTCAACACCTTTGCTCATAAGGAAGATCTTGACTTCGTGCCCCTTTTTGAGAGATGCGACACCGAAGCGCACCCCGTTCCATGCCGTTTCAGGGTCGTTTGACTGAAGAATAATGCCGAATTTCATACTGACCTCCTATGATTAGTTTAAAAAAATCCCCGCATAAGGCGGGGATTCTGGCTGCTGACAAACTGTTTTTTTCAAAAATCTGATTTTTCATAACCTAAACTGTTATTATTTCATCAATATATCTACTTACCGGATAAAAGCAGGGCTTCGCTGCGCACGGCGCGTTGTCTTGTCTTCATAATCCGAAATTTACCATCCATGGAAATTCCGGATACACGCTCGCGCCCTGCAAAGCAGGGCTTCGCTGCGCACGGCGCGGTTCCATCCATGGAACCGTAATCTATTTCATCAATATATCCATAATGCCGTGGTAGATTTCGGAGGTTTTCTGAGCCACATCATCGGGAAGTTTGGGACCGGGGGCTTTTTTGTCCCAGTCGAGGGTTTCCAGATAGTTGCGGACATACTGTTTGTCCATGCTGTCCTGCGGTTTTCCTGCCTGATAGCCGACTTTTTTCCAGAATCTGGATGAATCCGGCGTGAGAACCTCATCTATGAGGATTATTTTCCCATCGTATATGCCGAACTCAAGCTTGGTATCTGCTATTATAATCCCTTTGGCATCGGCTATGTCCCTTGCTCTCTCATAAACGGCAACCGTAAGGCGTTTGAGATCTTCCGCATCCTTTTTACCGAGGTCTGAGGCCATTCTTTCAAAGGAAACATTTTCGTCATGCTCGCCCACTTCCGCCTTAGTAGCAGGAGTAAAAAGAGGCGTTTCGAATTTCTGTGATTCAAGAAGCCCTGCGGGAAGCTTAATGCCGCAGATTTCGCCTGTGGCTTTGTAGTCCTTCCAGCCGGAACCTGTTATATAGCCTCTCACAACGCACTCAAAAGGGAAGGGTTTTGCTTTTTTAACCAGCATTGAGCGCCCCTCAAGCTGGCTTCTGTATTCACGGCAGATTTCAGGCATTTCATCCACTTCGGTGGTAATGAGGTGGTTCTCCACTATGTCTTTTGTGTTTTCGAACCAGAATTTGCTAAGTTTAGTAAGAACTTTCCCTTTTCCGGGTATTCCGTTGGGGAGAACGACATCGAAAGCGGATATTCTGTCTGTGGTGACGATAAGCATCTGCTCGCCCAAATCATAAATATCCCTTACCTTTCCGCTGCCGATAAATTTAAGTTTCGGCATATCCGTTCTGAGAATAGTATCCATCCTGAAATCTCCTTAAATTAAATGATCCCTGCTTCCTTGAAGGCGGCGATACCGCCGTCTATATTATAAACCTCGAAGCCGAGGTCCCTTAACACCATAACGGCTATGGAGCCCTTGGAGCCGTTAGCGCAATATACATAAACAGGGCGGCTTTTGTCTATCTTATCCGCCTCATTCACTATGTCATGGAGAAAAATGTTTACCGCGCCCTTGAGACCGTCTTTAGCGAAATCAGTTTTTGTGCGTATATCTATTACCTGAATGCTTTCAGGAGCGAGTTTCATGAAGTTTTCGGCGGAAATACCGGAAGAGCTTCTTGTTCCCCCGCTTCCGTCGGCGTTGATCACCTGTCCCGGTTCGCAAGCCATAGTTCCCCCTCTGTATGTGTCCGGTAAATTATAATATCTCACTGCGGCGGCAATAATGCAACCGCAGGAAAAGATTTTTACACTATTTTTTGCAGTCTTGTTATAGTTTCCATCCCGCCCGAAACATTATAAGCCTCAAAGCCGGAATTGCGGAGCATTTTAACAGCGAGATAGCCCCTGAACCCCACTGCGCAGTAAACATACACGGGTGTATTTTTATCCAGACTGTTCAGCCTGCCGCGAAGATCATTAACGGGAATATTGACAGAGCCCTCAACACATGCGTCCTGATGTTCCCTTGCAGTACGCACATCGAGAATCTGCACCCTGCTCTTTTTACGGGCCTCCGCAAACTCCTCCGGAGTAACGGCATAGCCTGTGCCGCGAACCTTATTGGAAGCAACGAAACCTGCGATGTTCAGGTTATCCTTGGCTTTTGCAAACTGAGGCGCATATGCAAACTCCAGATGTTCAAGGTCAAACACGCTCAGACCGGAGTACAGCGCGGCGGAAGCCACATCAAGCCGCTTGTCCACACCCTTTTCCCCGGACGCGGCGCAACCCAGAAGTCTGCCTGTCTTTTTCTCAAAAACAGTCATCATAAATATAAATGTATGACCGGGGTAATATTCCGCTATGTCCGCATCCTCTGTGTAAACATAATCAGCGTCCAGCCCCGCCTGAACTGCCTGTTCGTATGTGAGTCCCGCCTGTCCTGCACAATATCCGTCAAAACCCACTATGGAAGTGCCCACAATGCCCGGAAACTTCATATCTCCGTCCGTGGCGGCATTATAGCCCGCCGTGCGCCCTTCCCTGTTGGCAGGGCCGGCCAGAGGCAGAAGAACCTTTTTTCCGGTGATACGGTTGAGCTTTTCCACCACATCCCCGGCGGCGAATATATCCCTGTCACTTGTGCGCATGGTGTCATCCACGGCTATGCCGCCTGTCTGCCCTATTTCAAGGCCGCATTCCCTGGCCAGCGCAGTGTCCGGTGTAACCCCTGCGCAGAGGAACAGCATGTCCGTTTTAAGGAGAGTTCCGTCTGAAAGGCTTATATCTATCTTATTTTTAACTGTTTTTTCAACACGCTGGGCAAATACGCCGAGCTTGAAGCCTATCCCCTTTTTCTCCATATGCTCACGGAGGTTCATGGCAACTATTCCCGGCATATTGGGCATTATCTCAGGCTTTGCCTCAACCACGGTTGTCTTTATCCCGCAGTGCATCATAGCCTCTGCGGTCTCCACGCCTATGAAGCCGCCGCCTATGACAGCAGCGGATTTCGGCTTATTTTTTTCTATGTATTTCCGCACGGCGTCCGCATCATCCACGGTGCGCATGGTAAAATAAGGCGTTTTATCTATGCCCCTG is part of the Geovibrio ferrireducens genome and encodes:
- a CDS encoding DsrE/DsrF/TusD sulfur relay family protein, giving the protein MKFGIILQSNDPETAWNGVRFGVASLKKGHEVKIFLMSKGVESIKIDSGKYNVKAMFDEFADGGGVLLACGTCIKSREMDESDACPISTMNDCIDMVEWADRIITF
- a CDS encoding phosphoribosylaminoimidazolesuccinocarboxamide synthase: MDTILRTDMPKLKFIGSGKVRDIYDLGEQMLIVTTDRISAFDVVLPNGIPGKGKVLTKLSKFWFENTKDIVENHLITTEVDEMPEICREYRSQLEGRSMLVKKAKPFPFECVVRGYITGSGWKDYKATGEICGIKLPAGLLESQKFETPLFTPATKAEVGEHDENVSFERMASDLGKKDAEDLKRLTVAVYERARDIADAKGIIIADTKLEFGIYDGKIILIDEVLTPDSSRFWKKVGYQAGKPQDSMDKQYVRNYLETLDWDKKAPGPKLPDDVAQKTSEIYHGIMDILMK
- a CDS encoding rhodanese-like domain-containing protein → MACEPGQVINADGSGGTRSSSGISAENFMKLAPESIQVIDIRTKTDFAKDGLKGAVNIFLHDIVNEADKIDKSRPVYVYCANGSKGSIAVMVLRDLGFEVYNIDGGIAAFKEAGII
- a CDS encoding FAD-dependent oxidoreductase is translated as MGRKIVVIGGVAAGATAAAKARRTDESSEITVLEKGKYISYANCGLPYYTGGIIKPRKKILLHTPDTYGTRFNADVLVSTEATSINRSARTVTVRDRSGERDIPYDKLIIAVGGKTVIPPIRGIDKTPYFTMRTVDDADAVRKYIEKNKPKSAAVIGGGFIGVETAEAMMHCGIKTTVVEAKPEIMPNMPGIVAMNLREHMEKKGIGFKLGVFAQRVEKTVKNKIDISLSDGTLLKTDMLFLCAGVTPDTALARECGLEIGQTGGIAVDDTMRTSDRDIFAAGDVVEKLNRITGKKVLLPLAGPANREGRTAGYNAATDGDMKFPGIVGTSIVGFDGYCAGQAGLTYEQAVQAGLDADYVYTEDADIAEYYPGHTFIFMMTVFEKKTGRLLGCAASGEKGVDKRLDVASAALYSGLSVFDLEHLEFAYAPQFAKAKDNLNIAGFVASNKVRGTGYAVTPEEFAEARKKSRVQILDVRTAREHQDACVEGSVNIPVNDLRGRLNSLDKNTPVYVYCAVGFRGYLAVKMLRNSGFEAYNVSGGMETITRLQKIV